The following are from one region of the Stanieria cyanosphaera PCC 7437 genome:
- a CDS encoding type II toxin-antitoxin system HicB family antitoxin, whose amino-acid sequence MKNLMEYKGYLGSVDYNDEDKIFYGRVEYIRSLISYEGHDVESLRNSFQEAVDDYLELVRNQNIEPEQSFKGSFKIRTGSNLHRRAVIVAKQKGINLNKLVNEALEEYLKNYV is encoded by the coding sequence ATGAAAAACTTAATGGAATATAAAGGCTATTTAGGCTCAGTAGATTACAACGATGAAGATAAAATTTTTTATGGTCGAGTAGAATATATTCGTAGTCTTATTAGTTACGAAGGTCATGATGTCGAGTCTTTACGCAATAGTTTTCAAGAAGCGGTAGACGATTATCTAGAGCTTGTTCGTAACCAAAATATTGAACCAGAACAGTCTTTTAAAGGAAGCTTCAAGATCCGAACTGGTAGCAATCTTCATCGACGTGCAGTTATTGTAGCTAAACAAAAAGGAATTAATCTTAATAAATTAGTCAACGAAGCTCTTGAAGAATATCTTAAAAATTATGTTTGA
- a CDS encoding 5-(carboxyamino)imidazole ribonucleotide synthase: MKCKRVGVIGGGQLAWMMAEEAQALGIELIVQTPNQDDPAVSRATEVIFASIDDAEATAKLATRCDVITFENEFIDLEALQVVAQQGVSFCPSLTALSPLLDKYEQRSYLQQIGLPVPQFSAINVNSFYGFPVVLKARRHGYDGQGTFILKDNQALTEICQRLPTSEMLMEEYIPFSKELAVMAARNASGEVVTYPVVETYQQDQVCRWVIAPGDVSEEVQQQVKAIATTLLTKLEVVGIFGIELFLTTDGKVLVNEVAPRTHNSGHYTLDACDTSQFKMQLQAVTGLPLGSPQLKSAGAVMVNLLGYEYSENDYLNIRNELAAIPNSYIHWYGKNQSRPGRKLGHVTVLLQKEELFQAKQIAEKIESIWYKK, translated from the coding sequence ATGAAATGTAAACGAGTTGGTGTTATTGGTGGCGGACAATTAGCTTGGATGATGGCAGAAGAAGCACAAGCTTTAGGAATTGAATTAATTGTACAAACTCCTAACCAAGATGATCCAGCAGTAAGTAGAGCGACAGAAGTGATTTTCGCTTCTATAGACGATGCTGAAGCTACTGCTAAATTAGCTACTCGTTGCGATGTGATTACTTTTGAAAATGAGTTTATTGACCTTGAAGCATTACAAGTTGTAGCACAACAGGGAGTTTCTTTTTGTCCTAGTTTAACTGCCTTATCTCCTTTATTAGATAAATACGAACAACGCTCTTATTTACAACAAATTGGTTTGCCTGTACCTCAGTTTAGTGCGATCAATGTGAATTCTTTCTATGGTTTTCCTGTGGTTTTAAAAGCGCGTCGTCATGGTTACGATGGACAGGGTACATTTATCCTCAAAGATAACCAAGCTTTAACAGAAATCTGTCAGCGTTTACCAACTTCAGAAATGCTGATGGAAGAATATATTCCTTTTAGCAAGGAATTAGCTGTCATGGCTGCTCGAAATGCATCAGGTGAAGTGGTAACCTATCCTGTAGTGGAAACTTATCAGCAAGATCAAGTTTGTCGTTGGGTAATTGCACCTGGAGATGTTTCTGAAGAAGTTCAACAACAAGTAAAAGCGATCGCAACTACTTTATTAACTAAGTTAGAAGTGGTGGGTATTTTTGGCATTGAATTATTTTTGACTACTGATGGTAAGGTGTTGGTGAATGAAGTCGCACCACGTACTCATAATTCAGGACATTATACTTTGGATGCTTGTGATACTTCTCAGTTTAAAATGCAATTACAAGCTGTTACGGGTTTACCTTTAGGCTCTCCTCAACTTAAATCTGCGGGTGCAGTGATGGTAAATTTACTTGGTTATGAATATTCGGAAAATGATTATTTAAATATTAGAAATGAATTAGCTGCCATTCCTAATAGTTATATTCACTGGTACGGCAAAAACCAATCTCGTCCAGGTAGAAAGTTAGGTCATGTTACTGTTTTACTTCAGAAGGAAGAATTATTTCAAGCCAAACAAATAGCCGAAAAGATTGAATCAATTTGGTACAAAAAGTAG
- a CDS encoding EAL domain-containing protein, translating to MSPKNFISQWTLARKIALLATFLSLFLSGVTFNLFSELQKIYRELEEVVTSDYPLDQKTRNLEIYQQKQQNIIEQIFRLSRLKNQEVQPEIEQKIKILQQTNQLLQTELKQAQEQAVKAAQEEQIKEGSFRLNKNQEDYQLLEKLFKQLEQENQTFINSVNQAIAILNQGKIEEASVIIAESIKVKKSIEDLTKEIYTRLDQHIDGSLKATHREIYFALILSIILNLIILAIGIASAKAIASQLQTSITKVVEQANQIADNINHEMFQNDLLKIDEENEMEAMYQALNQILDSLVSSNLERKKIEQIWYKEKELAQVTLQSIGDAVITTDATGKIVYLNPIAETLTGWSKQEAQNYQLEQVFQIKDEITKKFLTDLIPKKLVAKNNQKNIFEKIPNFACLVSKSQQEFIIKISAAPIKSQNQQIIGTVIVFHDITKEREIAQKLSWQATHDELTGLINRREFEHRLKQICQNKYYSAHDYTLLYLDLDRFKIINDSCGHFAGDELLKQIAILLQAQVPIKDTVARLGGDEFAVILSPYPIEKVLEIANNLLTSIQKFRFVWQDKVFHLGISIGVVSCSPQYDNSIGVLKAADAACYAAKTKGRNQIYLVHNKEIELAQQSQEMRWLSLIQQALEHNKFRLYYQTIVPLQDFNDAGEHYEVLLRLQDDNGTILSPMSFIPIAERYDLMKKIDRWTISNLFATQGAYYRQQQKGKIRNLYTINLSGQSLDDDSLSDFIEEQFYLHRIPPKIICFEITETAAIANLDKARHLITRLKQVGCTFALDDFGSGMSSFAYLKNLPVDYLKIDGIFIKDLLDNPINCTIVEAINQVSHTMKIKTIAEFVDNYATMAKLKLLGVDYAQGYGIAEPQPLLTYFDVVKK from the coding sequence ATGTCACCTAAAAATTTTATTTCTCAATGGACTTTAGCCAGGAAAATTGCTTTATTAGCAACCTTTCTATCTTTATTTCTTAGTGGAGTTACCTTCAATCTATTTTCAGAATTACAGAAAATATATCGAGAACTAGAAGAAGTAGTTACTTCAGATTATCCTCTAGATCAAAAAACTCGCAATCTCGAAATATATCAACAAAAACAACAAAATATAATTGAACAAATTTTTCGCTTAAGTAGGCTTAAAAATCAAGAAGTTCAACCAGAAATAGAGCAAAAAATCAAAATTTTACAACAAACCAATCAACTTTTACAAACAGAATTAAAGCAAGCTCAAGAGCAAGCAGTTAAAGCTGCACAAGAAGAACAAATTAAAGAAGGTAGTTTTCGTCTTAATAAAAATCAAGAAGACTATCAGTTATTAGAGAAACTATTTAAACAACTAGAACAAGAAAATCAAACATTTATTAATTCTGTTAATCAAGCGATCGCGATTCTGAATCAAGGAAAAATTGAAGAAGCTTCTGTCATAATTGCTGAATCAATTAAAGTTAAAAAATCAATAGAAGATTTAACCAAAGAAATATATACTCGTCTTGACCAACATATTGATGGTTCTTTAAAAGCTACTCATCGCGAAATTTATTTTGCCTTAATTTTAAGTATTATTTTAAATTTAATTATTTTAGCGATTGGGATTGCCAGTGCTAAAGCGATCGCATCTCAATTACAAACTTCAATTACTAAAGTTGTTGAACAAGCCAATCAAATTGCTGACAATATCAATCATGAAATGTTTCAAAATGATTTACTAAAAATAGACGAAGAAAATGAAATGGAGGCAATGTATCAAGCCTTAAATCAAATTTTAGATAGTTTAGTTAGTAGTAATCTTGAACGGAAAAAAATTGAACAAATTTGGTATAAAGAAAAAGAATTAGCCCAAGTTACATTACAATCTATTGGCGATGCTGTTATTACTACTGATGCTACAGGTAAAATTGTTTATCTTAACCCCATTGCCGAAACCTTAACAGGATGGAGTAAACAAGAAGCTCAAAATTATCAACTAGAACAAGTTTTTCAGATTAAAGACGAAATCACGAAAAAATTCTTAACTGATTTAATTCCTAAAAAGCTTGTGGCTAAAAATAATCAAAAAAATATTTTTGAGAAAATACCTAACTTTGCTTGTTTAGTTAGCAAATCACAACAAGAATTTATTATTAAAATTTCCGCAGCACCAATTAAATCTCAAAATCAACAAATTATCGGGACAGTAATTGTCTTCCACGATATTACTAAAGAAAGAGAAATTGCTCAAAAACTTTCTTGGCAAGCTACTCATGATGAATTAACAGGATTAATTAATCGTCGTGAATTTGAACACCGACTTAAACAAATTTGTCAAAACAAGTATTATTCCGCTCATGACTATACTTTGTTATATCTAGATTTAGATCGGTTCAAAATTATTAATGATAGTTGCGGTCATTTTGCAGGAGATGAACTACTTAAACAAATTGCCATTTTACTACAAGCTCAAGTTCCAATTAAAGATACTGTGGCAAGATTAGGAGGAGACGAATTTGCTGTTATCCTTAGCCCTTATCCTATCGAAAAAGTTTTAGAAATTGCCAATAATTTGTTAACTAGTATTCAAAAATTTAGGTTTGTTTGGCAAGATAAAGTTTTTCATTTAGGTATTAGTATTGGTGTGGTTTCTTGTAGCCCGCAGTATGATAACTCTATTGGGGTTTTAAAAGCTGCTGATGCTGCTTGTTATGCAGCTAAAACTAAAGGAAGAAATCAAATTTATTTAGTACATAATAAAGAAATAGAACTAGCGCAACAATCTCAAGAAATGCGTTGGTTAAGTTTAATTCAGCAAGCTTTAGAACACAACAAATTTCGTTTATATTATCAAACAATTGTACCGCTACAAGACTTTAACGATGCAGGGGAACACTACGAAGTCTTATTAAGATTGCAAGATGATAACGGCACAATTTTATCTCCAATGAGTTTTATTCCTATTGCCGAACGTTATGACTTAATGAAAAAAATTGATCGCTGGACAATTTCCAATTTATTTGCCACACAAGGAGCTTATTACCGACAACAACAAAAAGGTAAGATTAGAAACTTATATACTATTAATCTTTCTGGTCAAAGTTTAGATGACGATAGTTTAAGTGATTTTATTGAAGAACAATTTTATCTACATCGTATTCCTCCCAAAATAATTTGTTTTGAAATTACCGAAACTGCTGCGATCGCAAATTTAGATAAAGCTAGGCATTTAATTACTCGACTTAAACAAGTAGGTTGTACTTTTGCTCTTGATGATTTTGGTAGTGGAATGTCTTCTTTTGCTTATTTAAAAAATTTACCAGTCGATTATTTAAAAATTGATGGAATTTTTATTAAAGATTTATTAGACAATCCAATTAATTGTACGATTGTCGAAGCAATTAATCAGGTTTCCCATACTATGAAGATTAAAACAATTGCCGAGTTTGTAGATAATTACGCAACTATGGCAAAATTAAAACTACTCGGAGTTGATTATGCTCAAGGTTATGGTATTGCCGAACCTCAACCTTTATTAACCTATTTTGATGTAGTTAAAAAATAA
- a CDS encoding tetratricopeptide repeat protein encodes MNLDTALASVDQMIYAKTGKHLSNLQTIILKKVWQGKKYLAIADEYGCTEGHVKDVASWLWKILSEVLQEKVTKTNFRTVIQRKLSSVAITKSSLLSSGSAYFIGRDHELAYLQTLVDRGSKVIMIQGEGGVGKTTLAQHFLLSQGFSLVLEVLMAKETQNITSVESIVEEWLQRDLHEEAGNEFGVTLARLKRCLEQQKIGILIDNLEPALDREGKFIAAHRNYVELLRVLSDLKIKSITLVTSRDRICEADLNLEHYRLPGLSLSAWQEFFFYRQILTDSIILAKLHQTYGGNAKAMGIVAGVIQEDYAGNIDNYWQENANDPLVEINLKNLVAHQFDRLQKLDEQAYLLLCRLGCYRYQDIPQISRSGLLILLWDVEEKHKRKIIESLRNRSLVEFSQAKYWLHPVIKAEAILRLQRQKEWQQTHLTIAQFYTASVTKINSIQDGLTALEAYYHYVAIEDFDAAGQVIINSYNNQWGQYLTLGSTLYRLGLIQPLLTAITQIIEKISTIEKRSELNNILGDLYWISGQIYQAIACQKVTISAATQCLKNLTELEINQYRIYYLKMLQVDSLLSLGLYQIDLLELDQAANFFQQVINLAYQTRHHSWAEKASICLDLVNSARQQMQVDYQTSQKFYQLIIINNDPDYNTGRFAFFIQILGQTHLNLGETTKAQQLFTRAIAFSQSSNYTQIKAKALSGLAVSYRQINQFETAEQYHQQAINLLDNLGAKCDLAEAYFQWGLTLQISGKSEVSKNNFERASQLFQQINAPKQLVKIRNQLE; translated from the coding sequence ATGAATTTAGACACAGCATTGGCATCAGTAGATCAAATGATTTATGCCAAGACGGGAAAACACTTAAGCAATCTACAAACTATTATTCTCAAAAAAGTTTGGCAAGGAAAAAAATATTTAGCAATAGCAGATGAATATGGTTGTACCGAAGGTCATGTTAAAGATGTTGCTTCATGGCTATGGAAAATTTTATCAGAAGTATTACAAGAAAAAGTAACTAAAACTAATTTTAGGACAGTTATACAAAGAAAATTATCTTCAGTTGCGATCACAAAATCTTCGTTATTATCTTCTGGTTCGGCTTATTTTATTGGTAGAGATCATGAACTTGCCTACTTACAAACTTTAGTTGATCGTGGTAGTAAAGTAATTATGATTCAAGGAGAAGGAGGTGTGGGAAAGACAACTTTGGCTCAACATTTTTTATTGAGTCAAGGTTTTTCTTTGGTATTAGAAGTTTTAATGGCGAAAGAAACTCAAAATATCACTTCAGTAGAAAGTATTGTTGAAGAATGGTTACAACGAGATTTGCATGAAGAGGCAGGTAACGAATTTGGTGTTACTTTGGCTAGGTTGAAGCGATGTTTAGAACAACAAAAAATTGGGATTTTAATTGATAATTTAGAACCTGCTTTAGATCGAGAAGGTAAATTCATTGCTGCTCATCGTAACTATGTGGAATTATTGCGAGTATTAAGCGATCTAAAAATTAAATCAATTACTTTAGTTACCAGTCGCGATCGCATTTGTGAAGCCGATCTAAACTTAGAACATTATCGTTTACCAGGATTAAGTTTATCTGCTTGGCAAGAATTTTTTTTCTACCGTCAAATTCTAACTGATTCGATCATCTTAGCAAAATTACATCAAACCTATGGTGGTAACGCCAAAGCAATGGGAATTGTAGCTGGAGTCATTCAAGAAGATTATGCGGGAAATATAGATAATTATTGGCAAGAAAATGCTAATGATCCTTTAGTAGAAATCAATTTAAAAAACTTAGTTGCTCATCAATTTGATCGATTACAAAAGCTCGATGAGCAAGCTTATTTATTACTTTGTCGTTTAGGATGTTATCGTTATCAAGATATTCCACAAATTTCTCGCTCAGGATTGTTAATTTTATTGTGGGATGTAGAGGAAAAACACAAACGAAAAATCATTGAATCTCTACGGAATCGTTCTTTAGTAGAATTTTCTCAAGCTAAATATTGGTTACATCCTGTGATTAAAGCAGAAGCTATTCTTCGTTTACAACGGCAAAAAGAATGGCAACAAACTCATCTTACAATTGCCCAATTTTATACAGCAAGTGTGACCAAAATTAATAGTATTCAAGATGGTTTAACTGCTTTAGAAGCATATTATCACTATGTAGCTATTGAAGACTTTGACGCAGCAGGACAAGTAATTATTAATAGTTACAATAATCAATGGGGACAATACTTAACTTTAGGAAGTACTCTCTATCGCTTAGGATTAATTCAACCGCTACTTACTGCTATTACACAAATTATAGAAAAAATTTCAACTATTGAAAAACGTAGTGAATTAAATAATATTTTAGGTGATTTATATTGGATTTCTGGTCAAATTTACCAAGCGATCGCTTGTCAAAAAGTAACTATTTCTGCTGCTACTCAATGTTTAAAAAATCTTACTGAATTAGAAATAAATCAATATCGAATCTATTATCTAAAAATGTTACAAGTAGATTCATTACTTAGTCTAGGATTGTATCAAATCGATCTTTTAGAATTAGATCAAGCAGCTAATTTTTTTCAACAAGTTATTAACTTAGCTTATCAAACTAGACATCATTCTTGGGCAGAAAAAGCTTCAATTTGTTTAGACTTAGTTAATTCTGCTCGGCAACAAATGCAAGTTGATTATCAAACTAGTCAAAAATTTTATCAACTAATTATTATTAATAATGATCCAGACTATAATACTGGTCGCTTTGCATTTTTTATTCAAATTTTAGGTCAGACTCATTTAAATTTGGGAGAAACTACTAAAGCCCAACAACTATTTACGAGAGCGATCGCTTTTTCTCAATCAAGTAATTACACTCAAATTAAAGCCAAAGCTTTAAGTGGTTTAGCAGTGAGCTATCGACAAATAAATCAGTTTGAAACTGCCGAACAATATCATCAACAAGCTATTAATCTACTAGATAATCTTGGTGCTAAATGTGACCTAGCAGAAGCTTATTTTCAATGGGGTTTAACTTTACAAATTAGCGGAAAAAGTGAAGTTAGTAAAAATAATTTTGAACGAGCTAGTCAATTGTTTCAACAAATCAACGCACCGAAACAATTAGTAAAAATTAGAAATCAATTAGAATAA
- a CDS encoding VanZ family protein, translating to MKTKQKYLSNFSNPLVKFLIQWANVIAVVGSTCLILLATLFPFNFTPTNFSWQTIHSSFGAQSDLNDLVGNVLLFIPFGVSLLSLLIKHKIKLFWAICLTTLTSIGLSLSVEILQIFLPSRSSDYSDLITNSTGGLLGAIGYCLWNLAKFNSLLSRLLETLKPLLSRQKLAAALIIWVLFTGFVALTLQKATYFSNWATDFPLILGNEATGDRPWQGTISQLAIAPRAMDESEITEVFAKQGFLPSELLIANYALTGKDNYQDQTNQLPDLIWQGNQPQNQITTGVNVTSDSWLSTPTPATKLAQKLRQTSQFTISTIVTTANPQQVGPGRIITFSSDPFHRNFTLGQHYSYLIFRLRTPITGENGMYTGLSVRGIFKDNQPIHLILTYKHSFLRLYVNSPENLHILGLTPEITLFRYLFPLEGDNLHLTKFGLLLNKLLYYLLFFVPLGILTALIITLFPTRLSWTILLFMAGIVVPALLLELLIRAEYGLRIDNLSISIAIATITMLLVRNRLIVWLDSDNRYSKQGIRSNW from the coding sequence ATGAAAACTAAGCAAAAATATCTCTCCAATTTTTCCAATCCTTTAGTAAAATTTCTCATTCAATGGGCTAATGTCATTGCAGTTGTCGGTAGCACCTGTTTGATCCTATTAGCTACACTTTTTCCTTTTAATTTCACTCCCACCAATTTTTCTTGGCAAACCATTCATAGTAGTTTTGGAGCGCAAAGCGATCTTAACGACCTAGTAGGGAATGTATTGCTGTTTATCCCTTTTGGTGTTAGTTTGCTTAGTTTGCTGATTAAGCATAAAATTAAGTTATTCTGGGCTATCTGTTTAACTACTCTGACTAGTATCGGTTTATCCTTAAGTGTAGAAATTTTACAAATATTTTTGCCATCCAGAAGTAGTGATTATAGCGATCTAATTACTAATAGTACAGGTGGATTATTAGGAGCTATAGGTTATTGTCTTTGGAATTTAGCTAAATTTAACAGTTTACTATCTAGATTGCTTGAAACTCTTAAACCTCTGCTATCTAGGCAAAAATTAGCAGCAGCGTTGATTATTTGGGTACTTTTTACTGGTTTCGTCGCTTTAACCTTACAAAAAGCAACTTATTTCAGTAATTGGGCAACTGACTTTCCTTTAATACTAGGAAATGAAGCTACAGGCGATCGCCCTTGGCAAGGTACAATTTCTCAATTAGCGATCGCTCCTAGAGCTATGGATGAATCAGAAATTACTGAAGTGTTTGCTAAGCAAGGTTTTCTTCCTTCAGAATTATTGATTGCTAACTATGCGTTGACAGGAAAAGATAATTATCAAGATCAAACAAACCAATTACCTGATTTAATTTGGCAAGGTAATCAACCTCAAAATCAAATCACTACAGGAGTTAATGTAACTTCCGACTCTTGGTTATCCACTCCAACCCCAGCAACCAAACTTGCTCAAAAATTACGTCAAACTTCCCAATTTACAATTAGTACAATTGTAACAACAGCTAATCCCCAACAAGTAGGACCAGGAAGAATTATTACTTTCTCTAGCGATCCTTTTCATCGCAACTTCACTTTGGGACAACATTATAGTTACTTAATCTTTCGTTTACGTACTCCAATTACGGGAGAAAACGGAATGTATACAGGATTAAGTGTACGAGGTATTTTTAAAGATAATCAACCAATTCATTTAATTCTTACTTATAAACATTCATTTTTAAGACTATATGTTAATAGTCCAGAAAACTTGCATATTTTAGGATTAACTCCAGAAATAACCTTATTTCGTTATTTATTTCCCTTGGAAGGCGATAATCTTCATTTAACTAAATTTGGTTTATTGCTAAATAAATTATTGTATTATTTGTTATTTTTTGTACCTTTAGGAATTCTAACTGCTTTAATCATTACCCTGTTTCCAACTAGATTAAGTTGGACAATACTATTATTTATGGCAGGAATTGTTGTACCTGCACTTCTTTTAGAATTATTAATTCGAGCAGAATATGGTTTAAGAATAGACAATTTGAGCATCAGTATTGCGATCGCAACAATCACAATGTTGTTAGTTAGAAACAGATTAATTGTCTGGTTAGATTCGGACAATCGTTACAGTAAACAAGGAATACGGAGTAACTGGTAA
- the gyrA gene encoding DNA topoisomerase (ATP-hydrolyzing) subunit A — MTSSQERIIPTDLSNEMSRSYLEYAMSVIVGRALPDARDGLKPVHRRILFAMYELGLTPDRPFRKCARVVGEVLGKYHPHGDTAVYDALVRMAQDFSMRNPLINGHGNFGSIDNDPPAAMRYTECRLQSLATNALLRDIEADTVDFADNFDGSQQEPVVLPARLPQLLLNGSSGIAVGMATNIPPHNLGELVDGVIALIHNPEISDLELMKYIPGPDFPTGGQILGRGGIKDAYLTGRGSITMRGVAEIETIHPRGRPEREAIIVTQLPYQTNKAALIEKIAELVNDKRLEGISDIRDESDRTGMRIVIELKRDAYPRVVLNNLYKQTPIQANFGANMLAIVGGEPQLITIKRFLEVFLDFRVETITRRTQYQLRKAEERDHLLQGLLVALESIDQVIQLIRHAADTATAKGELIERLNLSETQADAILQMQLRRLTALEAEKIQAEHEDLLKQIIDFRDILAKKERIEAIIEEEVTQIKEIHATPRRTEIIQGEGELLDTDLIANEQAIIILTEQGYIKRMPVSTFEAQNRATRGKAAAKIKEDDVIEHFLTCCDHDTVLFFSDRGVVYSISAYQIPAASRTARGVPIVQMLPISQEEKITSIVSVSEFTDNEYLIMLTQKGNIKKTALSAFSNIRANGLIAISLEEGDELRWVRLARTEDSVIIGTRKGMAIHFKADNQQLRPLGRATKGVKSMKLKSEDELISMDILPSQIVATIASNGEEEEEETDTEAEEIIIEEANPTGPWLLAITNNGYGKRVPVTKFRLQNRAGMGVRAIKFKNANDKLAAIHVVNPEDELMIITNRGIIIRQAVDAISLQSRNATGVRVQKLDGDDAIAAVALVPPAAEEEELV; from the coding sequence ATGACCTCTTCCCAGGAACGGATTATTCCTACCGATCTGAGTAATGAAATGTCTCGGTCTTATTTAGAATACGCCATGAGCGTCATTGTAGGACGGGCGTTACCAGATGCTAGAGATGGTCTTAAACCCGTGCATCGTCGCATTCTCTTTGCCATGTATGAGTTGGGCTTAACTCCAGATCGTCCATTTCGTAAATGCGCCCGTGTTGTCGGGGAAGTTTTAGGTAAATATCATCCCCACGGTGACACCGCAGTATATGATGCTCTGGTAAGAATGGCGCAAGACTTTTCGATGCGCAACCCTCTAATCAATGGTCACGGTAACTTTGGTTCAATTGATAATGATCCTCCCGCAGCAATGCGTTACACCGAGTGTCGCTTACAATCTTTGGCAACTAACGCTTTATTGCGAGATATTGAAGCCGATACAGTAGATTTTGCTGATAATTTTGACGGTTCGCAACAAGAACCAGTTGTTTTACCAGCCAGATTACCTCAGTTACTTCTCAATGGTTCATCAGGGATCGCAGTAGGGATGGCAACTAATATCCCTCCTCACAATCTAGGCGAGTTAGTCGATGGTGTAATTGCCTTAATTCACAATCCAGAAATTAGCGATCTGGAGTTAATGAAATATATTCCTGGTCCTGATTTTCCGACAGGTGGACAGATTTTAGGCAGAGGAGGCATCAAAGATGCTTATTTGACTGGCAGAGGTTCAATTACTATGCGTGGAGTAGCAGAGATTGAAACCATTCATCCTAGGGGAAGACCAGAACGAGAAGCGATTATTGTTACCCAATTACCCTATCAAACTAATAAAGCTGCACTGATTGAGAAAATTGCTGAATTAGTTAACGATAAACGTTTAGAAGGAATTTCCGATATTAGAGATGAAAGCGATCGCACTGGAATGCGAATCGTGATTGAGTTAAAAAGAGATGCTTATCCCCGAGTAGTTCTTAATAATCTCTACAAACAAACCCCCATTCAAGCTAATTTCGGGGCAAATATGCTTGCTATAGTGGGTGGAGAACCTCAATTAATAACTATTAAACGATTCTTGGAAGTTTTCCTCGATTTTCGCGTCGAGACAATTACCAGAAGAACTCAATATCAACTCCGCAAAGCCGAAGAAAGAGATCATCTTTTACAAGGATTACTAGTTGCCTTAGAAAGTATCGATCAGGTTATTCAATTAATCCGTCATGCAGCCGATACTGCTACTGCTAAAGGTGAATTAATAGAGAGATTAAATTTATCCGAAACTCAAGCAGATGCCATTCTGCAAATGCAGCTACGAAGACTCACCGCTTTAGAAGCAGAAAAAATCCAAGCTGAACACGAAGATTTACTCAAACAAATCATCGATTTTCGCGATATCTTGGCAAAAAAAGAGCGGATTGAAGCAATTATTGAAGAAGAAGTTACTCAAATCAAAGAAATTCATGCTACTCCACGTCGAACCGAAATTATTCAAGGAGAAGGTGAACTTCTTGATACCGATTTAATTGCTAATGAACAAGCAATCATCATTTTAACTGAACAAGGATACATCAAACGTATGCCAGTCAGTACCTTTGAGGCACAAAATCGGGCAACTAGAGGTAAAGCAGCAGCCAAAATCAAAGAAGATGATGTAATCGAACATTTTCTAACTTGTTGCGACCATGATACCGTGTTATTTTTTAGCGATCGCGGTGTCGTCTATTCGATCAGTGCTTATCAAATTCCTGCTGCATCTCGTACAGCTAGAGGCGTTCCCATCGTCCAGATGTTACCCATCTCTCAGGAAGAGAAAATCACTTCTATTGTTTCCGTCAGCGAGTTTACTGATAACGAATACCTAATCATGCTCACTCAAAAAGGCAACATCAAAAAAACTGCTCTATCTGCGTTTAGTAATATTCGCGCTAACGGTTTAATTGCCATCTCTCTCGAAGAAGGAGACGAACTGAGATGGGTACGTTTAGCGAGAACAGAAGATAGTGTCATTATTGGTACGCGCAAGGGAATGGCAATTCACTTCAAAGCTGACAATCAGCAATTACGACCTTTAGGAAGGGCAACTAAAGGAGTTAAATCGATGAAATTAAAAAGTGAAGATGAATTGATCTCGATGGATATTTTGCCTTCTCAAATAGTTGCAACTATTGCAAGTAATGGTGAGGAAGAAGAAGAAGAAACAGACACAGAAGCAGAAGAAATCATCATCGAAGAAGCTAATCCTACCGGTCCTTGGTTACTCGCAATCACTAATAATGGTTATGGAAAACGAGTCCCTGTAACCAAATTCCGTTTACAAAATCGTGCTGGCATGGGAGTAAGAGCAATCAAATTTAAAAATGCCAATGATAAACTAGCTGCAATTCACGTAGTTAATCCTGAAGATGAATTGATGATCATCACCAACCGAGGAATTATTATTCGTCAGGCAGTCGATGCTATCTCTCTTCAATCCAGAAATGCTACGGGAGTAAGAGTACAAAAACTAGATGGCGATGATGCGATCGCTGCTGTAGCTTTAGTACCTCCTGCTGCTGAAGAAGAAGAACTAGTTTAA